AAATCAACGGCGTGCAGGGCAATCTCGTCGAGCGTCCAAGTCGGGGCGAGAATGGTCTCAATCGGCTTTTCGCCGCGGTACATTGGCCCCTGGGACTTGCCGACCATTTGAATGTTCCCCATGGGGAACTCGAATCCGGGCATGCCGAAGTAGAAGTCGTTAAGCCCGAGTGTCTTCTGATACTTCGTCGGGTTAGGCTCTTTCGAGATTGCCAGCACGGCCTGGCTATTGTGGAACATATAGTGTCGCCCGACCTGGTCGGAGCCGTTGGCCAGGCCATGCGGATGTTTGTCATTGGCGGACATTAGCAGCAGTCGCGCGGAATTAGCTGCACCACAGGAGACGACGACAATACTCGCCGAGAAGCTTTCGGTATTGCCGCCGCGACTGACAAGGACGTTGGTGACCGCCGTTCCCGAGGCGTTTGTCTCGAGCTTCAAGACTTGCGAATTGGTCAGAAGCGTCACATTGGGGTGAGCTAGTGCGGGGCGAATGCCGAGGACTTCTGCATCGGACTTGGCGTGAACGAGGCAGGGAAAGCCATCACAGTCCATGCAGCGCACACATGCACTGTAGGGGCGATTCGCTTCGTTGAGCATGATGCCGCAGGGTGAATGAAACGGATGGTAACCAGCCCGGGCAAGATCGTCGGCCAGTTTCTGAATGCGCGGTTCGTGCGAAACCGCTGGAAAAGGGTACGGCGCGCTCGCAGGTGGCTCGGTCGGGTCTTCTCCCCGTGCCCCATGAACTTGATACAGCTGTTCGGCCTGCGAGTAATAGGGCTCGAACTCGTCATAGCTCACTGGCCAGGCCGGTGAAAGACCGTCGTAATGCTGCAGTTCACCGAAGTCTTCTTTTCTCAGGCGGTACAGGGCAGCGCCATACATTTTGGTAGCGCCCCCGACGTAATAATGTACGCCGGGCTGAAAACCGCGGCCGGTCTTGTCGTACCAGGTATCCTTCGAGACGTAACGATTGTCGATGAAGACGGCGGAGGCATCCCAGTTTTCGGGTTCGCGCGGCAGATAGTCGCCGCGCTCCAGCACCAGGATCTTTTTGCCTGATGGTGCCAGATGCCGCGCCAGCGTGCCGCCCCCTGCGCCGCTGCCAATGATGATTACGTCGTAGCTGGCAGTCATGCTCGCTCCTTAGAGGTTTTTGGCAGGCGGCCGCCATATTCGTACAGCAGCGAGACGATCAACGCCGTCCAACCCGTTTGGTGGCTGGCCCCCAAGCCCGCGCCGTTGTCGCCATGAAAATATTCGTGAAACGGAATGTGATCGCGCCAGTGCGGATCGTTTTGAAAGTAGGCGTTACCGCCATAAACAGCGCGCCAGCCGGTACTCGCGTTGCGTTTGAAAATGCTCGTGAGTCTACGCGTGATTTCAGCTCCTACTTCATCGAGATTGCACGTTCGCCCGGAACCGGTCGGACATTCGACTTGAAAGCTGTCGTCATAGTGTTTGTGAAACTCCTGCAGTGCCTGCACGAGCATGTAATTGACGGGAAACCAGATCGGCCCGCGCCAGTTTGAGTTGCCGCCGAATAAGCGATTCTCTGACTCCGCCGGTTCGTACTTGACGACAACTTCCTGGCCCCCTGCGCTAAACACATACGGATGATCGAGGTGATAGCGAGAAAGCGCGCGGATGCCATAGTCCGAGAGAAACTCATTCGGATCGAGCATCCGCCGTAGAACAGCCGCGAGGCGATCTTTGGTCAAGATCGCGAGCATGCGGGTGTTGTTGTCCCCCAAGATGTTGACCGGCGCGACATTCTTCAGCAGGTCGGGGCGGTGTCTCAAAAACCACTCTGCCCGCTCTGCAAACAGGTCGAGACCTCGCGAACGGTAGCGAGGTGTGGTGAGTACGGCAAAAATCGGTACCAGGCCCACCATCGAGTGGATCTTGAGCGGAATGTTTTGCCCGTCGGTCAGATGTACCACATCGTAGAAGAATTGATCTTCTTCATCCCACAGATTGATCCCTTCGCCATTCATGTTGGTCATGGCGTGAGCAATCGACAGGAAGTGCTCAAAGTATTTGAGCGCCATGTTCTGATAGAAGGGCTCGTGCTGTGCGAGTTCAGTGGCAATGGATAGCATCGTTGTGCAGTAAAGCGCCATCCAACTTGTGCCGTCGCTCTGCTCCAACTGTGCGCCGTCGGCCAGCGGCTTGTCGCGATCGAAGCAGCCGATGTTGTCCATTCCCAAGAAGCCACCGCCAAAGATGTCTCGGCCACTGCTGTCTTTGCGATTAATCCAAAAGCTGAAGTTGAGCATTTCGTTCTGAAATATTTCTTTCAGAAACGTGAGATCGCCGACTCCGGCCCGCTCTTTTTCAATTTGATAGACGCGCCACGCTGCCCAGCCGACGACTGGCGGATTCACGTCGTCGAAATTCCATTCGTAGGCCGGATATTGCCCGCTGGCGTGCTGATACCATTCGTGCCCCATGTTCAGCAGTTGTTGCTTGGCGAAGGCCGAGTCAATGCGGGCTAGCGCCACGCAGTGGAACGAGAGATCCCACGAAGCGTACCAAGGATACTCCCAGGTATCGGGCATCAGAATTACGTCGGCATTGTGCAACTCTTTCCAATTTGTGTTGCGGCCGTGCCAGCGCGCGTCTGGCGGGGTGGGTTCGGTCTCATCGCCCCGCAACCACCGATAGACATCGTAATGGTAGAACTGTTTCGACCAGAGTAAGCCGGCCAAGGCTTGACGCATAATTCGCTGCTCGTCGACATCGAGCCCTGCGGGTTGCACAGCGGCATAAAAGGAGTCTGCCTCGGCCGCGCGCGTGGTTAGGAAGTGGTCGAAGTCGCCGAACGGCTCGCTCGAATGCGTATCACTCAAGCGAACATCAACCACGATAGTTCCACCGGCGGGGATCACCGCGCGAGCGTGCCCCGCCAGTTTGCTGCCTTGCAGGTTGTTGACGGCGCTCTTTGCGTTATGCACCACAGCTTCATGAATGCCGTCCTTTACAAAGGGTGAAGTGTTTGGGTAGTGATCGAGCCGCTCGATGTTCGAGTCATTCTCGGTGAAGAGCAACTCGACTTGCTGGTTGTCGCTGGTGCGGACGTACCACCAGCGATTGCCGAGCACTTCGTGAGATGTACTCGCTGTGCCTGGCCCCACGGCTTTGATTGAGGGCCGGGTCGAGTTGAACTTCCACGACCAGGTATTGCGATACCAGAGGTGAGGCAACACATGAATGGGCGCTGCTGCGGGGCCGCGATTGACGACTGTGATACGGCAAAGCAGATCTTCGGGGCTCGCCTTCGCGTATTCGATGGAGACGTCAAAATACCGGTTCGCGAGAAAAGTATCGTGCAGAGCGTCGAACAACTCATACTCGGGCTGATCTCGCCCGCGTGCGCCGTTTACCTTCACCAGGTCTTCGTACGGGTAGGCCACCTGCGGGTACTTGTACACCATCTTCATGTACGAGTGCGTCGGCGTGCCATCGAGAAAGAAATAGTATTCTTTGACGTCTTCGCCGTGGTTCCCCTGCGGGTTGCTGAGCCCGAACATCCGCTCCTTTAAGATCGGATCGCGCTCGTTCCACAGTGCCACGGCCAGACAGAGGTATTGTTTGTCGTCGCAAAAGCCGCCGATGCCATCTTCGTTCCAGCGATACGCCCGGCTGCGGGCATCGTCGTGCGAGAAGTAAGCCCAAGAATCGCCGCTAGCGCTATAGTCTTCTCGAACAGTTCCCCAAGCTCGCTCACTGAGGTAAGGCCCCCAGCGTTTCCAATTGGTCGACTTGGCGTCGTGTTCGGCCAGGCGTTGTTGCTCGGGGGTCAAGTGGCACTCCGCTGCAAGAGACTATGGTGCGCTGGCCATTTTAGCGGCCGGGCGAAACGTTCCAAGTCGTAATCGGAGCATGGGGGCGGATTGTCATAGAGATAAATACAACAGTGAATTCTGGGCAAGTAATCAGTAACAATTCATCGTCGACCCCGGCTAGCGACGACGACGGCGGCAGGAGATACTTCACCTTCTCTCCACCGGCCGGAACTTGCGAGTGACCGGGCGATAGGTCGAGGCAAACTCGACAAAATTGCTGTGACGTGGATGTTGATCGACGTTGAAGCTAGGTGATGGGGCAGAGCGAATGGATCTGTTTGGTGTAGGCACGCTGCTCGCGGATTGCGTCCCACCGGAGAATTTATCGATCTTTCATCCCGTTTCTCCTGGGGGGCGTTCGATCGTCAGTTTGTCGATCTTAGTGCTCGCCATCACGGGTGGCATTCTGCTGGTTGTCGGCACCGTGCTGATGTACTGCGTTTTTCGCTTTCGAACCAAGACATTTGACGGTCACGAACCACCTCAAGTGTACGGCAGTGTGCCCATCGAAGTTGCCTGGACCGCCGCACCGGCAATGATCGTCTTCATTTTGGTTTTGGTGACCACCCGCACTCTGTGGGAAGTTGAAATTCCGGTGCCAGAACCAGTTGTCGGCGACAACACCCTGTTTGTCACCGTGGTCGGCCGGCAGTGGTGGTGGGAGTATCAATACGAATACTACAACGGCCAGAAGCTGGGTTTCACGACGGCCAATGAACTGCACATGCCGGTCAGTGAAGCGAGTCAGCAGCGGCGAGTTTACTTGACATTAAAGTCGGCCGATGTCTGCCACAGCTTTTGGGTTCCGCGACTCGCGGGCAAAACGGACTTGATTCCCGGCCGCGTGAACAGCATGTGGCTACAGACCGAACAGCCCGGGTTGTATTTGGGCCAATGCGCCGAATATTGCGGCACCCAGCATGCTCACATGTTGCTAAGGGTGAATGTCGAATCACCAGCTGAGTTTGAGCGTTGGTTGCAACAAGAGGCATCCGTGGCTTTGCACGTGGACGAGGCGACGATCACTCGAGGTCGTGAAGTCTTCCTCGGGCTGTCTTGCATCAATTGCCATGCAGTCCGCGGCACAGGTGCCAAGGGAACGTATGGCCCCGACTTGACCCACATCATGAGTCGTGCCACCCTCGCCTCGGGGCAGATTCCAAATAATCGTGAGAATCTGCGCAGCTGGATCGCTGATCCGCAGAAGATCAAGCCGGGCTGCTTGATGCCCGCTTTTGGTCTGTCAGATAAGCAGTTGGATGAAGTCGTTTCGTACTTGGAGTCATTGCGTTAGTCGCGCGATGAAACCTGCCATGGCAATTGCCGAACAGCGCCGAACCGACTACCAACGCCAAGTCGTGGCCGCGTCGGGCTGGACTGCTATCTTGCACGACTGGACCACAACCGTCGACCACAAGAAGATCGGCATCTTGTATGTGCTGATGAGCCTGGTGTTTTTGGTAATTGGGGGCTGCGAAGCGATATTGATGCGCTCGCAACTCCTCTTTCCGCGGTACGACTTTCTGCCGCCAGACACGTTCAATCAACTCTTCACCATGCATGGTACGACGATGGTGTTCTTTGTCGGCATGCCGATTTTGATCGGCGTGGGGAACTACCTGGTTCCGCTGATGATCGGCGCTCGCGACATGGCCTTTCCCCGCATGAACGCGCTGGGCTTTTGGGCGACGCTCTTCGGTGGATTGCTGGTCTACTCGAGCTATGCCACCGGCGGTGCGCCGGCAATTGGCTGGTTCGCCTATGCTCCGCTGACGGAACGCACGTTTGCTCGCACGGCAGCGACAGATCTTTGGGCATTGGGACTGCTGGTCAGTGGAATCGGCACGCTCACGGCGGGTATCAACTTCATCGTGACGATTCTCGGCATGCGTTGCCCCGGCATGACGCTTCGCAAGATTCCGTTTTTCGCCTGGACGATGCTCTGGACGTCAGTACAGATTCTGTTGGCAATTCCGCCCCTCACCGCGGCGCTCGTAATGGTACTTCTCGACCGCAATCTGGGTGCGCACTTCTTTGATACGCAAAACGGTGGTTCGGCTTATCTGTGGCAGCACTTGTTCTGGTTCTTTGGCCACCCCGAGGTCTACATCCTGGTCTTACCCGCGTTCGGCATGATTTCCGAAATCATTCCAGTCTTCTCTCGCAAGGTGCTATTTGGTTATGAGTTCATGGCTGCTGCCACTGCGGCCATCGCGTTTATCAGCATGGGTGTCTGGTCGCATCACATGTTCACCGTGGGCATGAGCAAGACCTTGGACCTGTACTTTGCGGCTGCCAGCTTGCTGGTTTCCATTCCCACGGGGATTAAGTTTTTCAATTGGCTGGCGACAATGTACGGCGGCAAGATTCGCTTCGCCTCGCCGATGCTTTTTGCCTTTGGTTTTCTTTCGATGTTCCTTATCGGCGGCCTGACTGGAATCATGCTGGCAATTGCCCCCTTCAACTTTCAGCTTTCGGATAGCTACTTTGTCGTCGGCCATTTCCACTGGGTGTTGATTGGTGGCACGCTGTTTGGCTTATTCGCCGGTTTGCACTATTGGTATCCGAAAGTCACTGGTCGCATGCTCTCGGAGCGGATGGCCCAGTGGCAGTTCTGGCTGCTGCTGATCGGTTTCATTTTGACTTTCGGGCCGATGCACATCTCGGGCATTCTCGGCATGCCAAGGCGGATCTATACCTATGAGCCCGATCGCGGTTGGGAAGTGTGGAATCAAATCACCACGCTTGGTGCGGCGATTCAGGTACCCAGTTACGCACTCTTTGTTATCAACATTGTCTGGTCGTACTTCAAAGGACCGCTGGCCGGCGATGACCCATGGAATGCCTGGACGCTGGAGTGGGCTACCACGTCGCCGCCGCCTGCGTACAACTTCGAGCAAATCCTGGTGGTTAAGAGTCGCCGACCATTGTGGGATCTGAAGCATCCAGACGATCCCGATTGGAACTACGAATAGTCTCTCCATTTGTAAAGCGACCCTGCCTTTCTCAGGCATAACATGTCTTCTACCACGAACCTCGCTCACGAAGAACATCCGCTGTCTGCCGGAAGCATCCTCACGCTTACGCAGATGGGCATGGTGGCATTTCTAGTCTCAGAAGTTGCCTTCTTCAGCACGCTGATCGTGGCGTACCTGACCTTTCTTGGCAAAGACACAATTGGTCCGACGCCACTCGAAGCACTCTCGTTGCCCACGGCGATTGTTTCGTCCGTCTTTCTGCTGGCCAGCAGCGGGACGATCTACCTGGCCGAGAAACAGCTCCATCTGGGAAGCCTGCGCGGCTTTCAAGGCTGGTGGACGTTGACGTTTTTGCTAGGGGCAACCTTTCTTGCAGCAACCGCTTATGAATGGAGTGAATTAATTCGCGTTCATCAACTGACGATCAGTCGCAATCTGTTCGGCTCGACTTACTACACATTGATCGGCTTTCATGCCCTGCATGTCTCATGCGGACTAGTTGCCATGTTGGCGATCTTGTTTCTCTCGTTCCGTGGGGACGTGAAATCGGAGCCTGGGGGCGGCGCGGAACTTGTCAGCTGGTACTGGCACTTCGTCGATTGCGTGTGGATCGTGGTCTTCTGCATTGT
Above is a window of Anatilimnocola aggregata DNA encoding:
- a CDS encoding GMC oxidoreductase; the protein is MTASYDVIIIGSGAGGGTLARHLAPSGKKILVLERGDYLPREPENWDASAVFIDNRYVSKDTWYDKTGRGFQPGVHYYVGGATKMYGAALYRLRKEDFGELQHYDGLSPAWPVSYDEFEPYYSQAEQLYQVHGARGEDPTEPPASAPYPFPAVSHEPRIQKLADDLARAGYHPFHSPCGIMLNEANRPYSACVRCMDCDGFPCLVHAKSDAEVLGIRPALAHPNVTLLTNSQVLKLETNASGTAVTNVLVSRGGNTESFSASIVVVSCGAANSARLLLMSANDKHPHGLANGSDQVGRHYMFHNSQAVLAISKEPNPTKYQKTLGLNDFYFGMPGFEFPMGNIQMVGKSQGPMYRGEKPIETILAPTWTLDEIALHAVDFWLSTEDLPRPENRVTVNSQGSIKLNYTPSNQVPKQKLFEKLKSMLNQLDMHEHLIPRNLYMKNEIDLGGVAHQAGTCRFGDDPQTSVLDRNCKAHELDNLYVVDTSFFPSIGAVNPALTAMANALRVGDHLLQRLT
- a CDS encoding MGH1-like glycoside hydrolase domain-containing protein, which encodes MTPEQQRLAEHDAKSTNWKRWGPYLSERAWGTVREDYSASGDSWAYFSHDDARSRAYRWNEDGIGGFCDDKQYLCLAVALWNERDPILKERMFGLSNPQGNHGEDVKEYYFFLDGTPTHSYMKMVYKYPQVAYPYEDLVKVNGARGRDQPEYELFDALHDTFLANRYFDVSIEYAKASPEDLLCRITVVNRGPAAAPIHVLPHLWYRNTWSWKFNSTRPSIKAVGPGTASTSHEVLGNRWWYVRTSDNQQVELLFTENDSNIERLDHYPNTSPFVKDGIHEAVVHNAKSAVNNLQGSKLAGHARAVIPAGGTIVVDVRLSDTHSSEPFGDFDHFLTTRAAEADSFYAAVQPAGLDVDEQRIMRQALAGLLWSKQFYHYDVYRWLRGDETEPTPPDARWHGRNTNWKELHNADVILMPDTWEYPWYASWDLSFHCVALARIDSAFAKQQLLNMGHEWYQHASGQYPAYEWNFDDVNPPVVGWAAWRVYQIEKERAGVGDLTFLKEIFQNEMLNFSFWINRKDSSGRDIFGGGFLGMDNIGCFDRDKPLADGAQLEQSDGTSWMALYCTTMLSIATELAQHEPFYQNMALKYFEHFLSIAHAMTNMNGEGINLWDEEDQFFYDVVHLTDGQNIPLKIHSMVGLVPIFAVLTTPRYRSRGLDLFAERAEWFLRHRPDLLKNVAPVNILGDNNTRMLAILTKDRLAAVLRRMLDPNEFLSDYGIRALSRYHLDHPYVFSAGGQEVVVKYEPAESENRLFGGNSNWRGPIWFPVNYMLVQALQEFHKHYDDSFQVECPTGSGRTCNLDEVGAEITRRLTSIFKRNASTGWRAVYGGNAYFQNDPHWRDHIPFHEYFHGDNGAGLGASHQTGWTALIVSLLYEYGGRLPKTSKERA
- the coxB gene encoding cytochrome c oxidase subunit II; the protein is MDLFGVGTLLADCVPPENLSIFHPVSPGGRSIVSLSILVLAITGGILLVVGTVLMYCVFRFRTKTFDGHEPPQVYGSVPIEVAWTAAPAMIVFILVLVTTRTLWEVEIPVPEPVVGDNTLFVTVVGRQWWWEYQYEYYNGQKLGFTTANELHMPVSEASQQRRVYLTLKSADVCHSFWVPRLAGKTDLIPGRVNSMWLQTEQPGLYLGQCAEYCGTQHAHMLLRVNVESPAEFERWLQQEASVALHVDEATITRGREVFLGLSCINCHAVRGTGAKGTYGPDLTHIMSRATLASGQIPNNRENLRSWIADPQKIKPGCLMPAFGLSDKQLDEVVSYLESLR
- the ctaD gene encoding cytochrome c oxidase subunit I: MAIAEQRRTDYQRQVVAASGWTAILHDWTTTVDHKKIGILYVLMSLVFLVIGGCEAILMRSQLLFPRYDFLPPDTFNQLFTMHGTTMVFFVGMPILIGVGNYLVPLMIGARDMAFPRMNALGFWATLFGGLLVYSSYATGGAPAIGWFAYAPLTERTFARTAATDLWALGLLVSGIGTLTAGINFIVTILGMRCPGMTLRKIPFFAWTMLWTSVQILLAIPPLTAALVMVLLDRNLGAHFFDTQNGGSAYLWQHLFWFFGHPEVYILVLPAFGMISEIIPVFSRKVLFGYEFMAAATAAIAFISMGVWSHHMFTVGMSKTLDLYFAAASLLVSIPTGIKFFNWLATMYGGKIRFASPMLFAFGFLSMFLIGGLTGIMLAIAPFNFQLSDSYFVVGHFHWVLIGGTLFGLFAGLHYWYPKVTGRMLSERMAQWQFWLLLIGFILTFGPMHISGILGMPRRIYTYEPDRGWEVWNQITTLGAAIQVPSYALFVINIVWSYFKGPLAGDDPWNAWTLEWATTSPPPAYNFEQILVVKSRRPLWDLKHPDDPDWNYE
- a CDS encoding cytochrome c oxidase subunit 3, which translates into the protein MSSTTNLAHEEHPLSAGSILTLTQMGMVAFLVSEVAFFSTLIVAYLTFLGKDTIGPTPLEALSLPTAIVSSVFLLASSGTIYLAEKQLHLGSLRGFQGWWTLTFLLGATFLAATAYEWSELIRVHQLTISRNLFGSTYYTLIGFHALHVSCGLVAMLAILFLSFRGDVKSEPGGGAELVSWYWHFVDCVWIVVFCIVYLWGR